TTTTCGTATGCACAACAAGCTTGTTTTTCTTTCTGGCGCCGCCCGTTTCCTGGTGCTTTCCGGCGTGGGGCTGACGCTGACCGCCGGCCTGGCCGGCTGCAAAAACGAGGTAGACGTGGCGCCGCAAACCGATACGGCTTACTACCCCGTGGCCGTGGGCAACTCCTGGACCTACGCCGTGGCCGACACCACTTGGAGCGAGGCCCGGTTTGTGAACCCGGTGGTGGTGCCGAGCGTGGCCACGGTAAGCGCCTTCAAGCTGCGGGAAACCATCACAGAAACCTTCACGGATGCTGCGGGCCGGAAAGCCTACCGGCTGGTGCGAGCCAAGATGGTGCCGCCGTCCACGGCCTGGGTCGACGACAGCGTGTTCGTGCTGACCGCGAATGAGCAGTTTGTGGCCCTGAGCCGCAACAACGTGCGCACCGTGGAGCTGGTGTTTCCGGTGAAGGAAGAGGGCACCTGGAACCTGAACGCCTTCAACAACAGCGCCCAGGACACCGTCACGAACCAAACCCGGCAGTACCTACGGGCGGGGCAGCCGTACTCCACCGGTGGCGGCACCACGGGCTTGCCCTCGAAGGCGTACAGCACGACGGTTACCACCAACAACACCGGCACGGCCGCCGAAAACAGCCTCATCAAGCGCAGCGGCTACCAGCAGGTCTTTGCCAAAGGCGTGGGTCCTGTGCTGCGGCGGCGCTTTTCGATGAATTTTTTCAATTACCCCGACCCGAACAACACCAGTGTGCAGATTTACGTGGCCGGCTCCTACTTTGCCGCCAAAACCCGCCACGAAACATTGATTGACTACGTGGTGAAATAATTGTTTTCCTGGTTACTCTCATTGCCTCAGCTCATTTCTATGGTGCTTTCGACACGTCAATGGTTTGGTTTTGCGCTGCTGGCCGGGGCGCTTGAGCTGCTGGCTGCGGCTCCTGCTGCGGCGCAGGGCACGGTGCGCCGCCACCTGGTGTACTTCCGCGACAAGGCCGGTACGCCCTACACCGTGGCCCAGCCGCAGGCATTTCTGTCGGCCCGCGCCATTGCCCGTCGCACCCGGCAAGGCATTGCCGTGCTGCCCCGCGACCTGCCCGTGAACCCGGCCTACGTGACGCAGGTGAAGAACCTGACCGGCAGCCCGCAGGTGGTGTACACCTCGCGCTGGTTCAACGCGGCCGTGGTGGCCTGCGACTCTGCCACCCTGGCCCGCATCACGGCGCTGCCCATTGTGCGCAGCGCTGCCACGCTCAACCGCAATCAACAGACGTTTTCGCCCGCGGCGGCTCCCGGGCAGGTGCCGCCAGTGGCGGCGCGCGGCACGCTGGCCACGCGCGCCCAGTACGGCCCGGCCTACCAGCAGGACCGGCAGATTGGCGCCACGGCCATGCACGACGCCGGCTTCCGCGGCGAAGGCATGCACATCGCCGTGTTCGATGCCGGTTTCCCGGGCGTGAATCAGATTCCGGCCATGCAGCCGCTGTTCCAGGAAAACCGGTTAGTGGCTACGCGCAACTTCGTCGACGGCGGCAAGAATGTGTACCTGCGCAACAGCCACGGCACCAACTGCGTGTCGGCCATTGCGGCCAATCAGGCCGGTTTTTACATCGGCACGGCCCCCAAGGCCACGTTCCACCTGTGCATCACCGAAGACGTGAACTCGGAGCACCCCATTGAGGAGGCCAACTGGCTGGCCGCCGCCGAGTACGCCGACTCGGCCGGGGTCGACGTCATCAGCTCCTCGCTGGGCTACACCACGTTCGACGCCCCCTCGCGCTCCTACACCTACGCCGACATGAACGGCCGCACGGCCCTCAGCTCGCGGGCGGCCACGGTGGCGGCCCGGGTGGGCATGGTGGTGGTGAGCGCCGCCGGCAACGAGGGCAACAACTTCTGGCGCTACATCTCGGCCCCGGCCGATGCCGACTCCATCATCTCGGTGGCCGCCGTCGATTCTATGGGAAATAAGGCCGGGTTCAGCTCCTTCGGGCCTTCGGCCGACGGACGCATCAAGCCCACGCTGGCGGCTATGGGGCAGGCGGCGGCGGTGCTTGCGCCCAGCGGTACTGCTTTCCGTGGCAACGGCACGTCCTACGCCTGCCCGGTGCTGGCGGGCATGGTGGCCGGTTTCTGGCAGGCCAACCCCACGCTCACCGCGCAGCAGGTGATTGCGGCCCTGCGCAGCACCGCCTCGCAGGCCAACAACCCCGACAATAACCTCGGCTACGGCATACCGAACTTTGTGACGGCCTACAACGCCTTGCATCCCACAGCACCGCTGGCCACCGCCGCTGGCAGCGCCCCAGCCGAAACCTTGGGCCTTTTTCCCAACCCGGCCGGCGAGGGTGCCCTGACGCTGGTGCTTCCCCAGGACCTGCGTGGCCAGCCCCTGAAGTTGCGCGTGCTCGATGCCCGCGGCGCGGTGGTGGCCCAGCAGCAGCTCGGCGCCAGCAGCAGCCGCGAGGTATCGGTGAACCTGGGGCGCCTGGCCAAGGGCGCCTACACCTGCGAAGTAAGCGCCGGGACCACCCGCCGCACCGTGAAATTTGTGCAGCAGTAAGCTCACGTTTAGAAGATAAAAAAAGGCCCGCGTGCGGGCCTTTTTTTATGGACTTTAGCCATGATATCCGCTTGTTTTTGAGGCTGATATTTTGTAATTTTAAAGCATCAATTCACCCCGTTTTATTGCAGTAGAATGTTGCAGATGATGATTACCAAGCGCATCGGGCGCCGTCAATTTCACTTCACCGTGCAGGGCAGCAACCTGCACGAAACCGTGGCGGAATACGACCGGCTGAGCTTTCCCGATGTAGCGGCCTGTGGCCTGTGCGGCTCCGATAATCTGGACCTGACCAGCCGGGTAGCGCAGGGCAAATACAAGTACACTTCCATCAAATGCCTCGCGTGCCGCGCCGACCTCACGTTTGGCAAAAACAAGGACGACGACCAGAGCTACTTCCTGCGCCGCAAAGAAACTGGCGAGCTGGACTGGAAAGCGCTGGACAAAGTGGAGAAGTAAAATCCTTTTGACCGCCCGGCGGTTTTACCATGCAGAACGGCATTCCGGTCCCCGGGTGCCGTTCTTTGCGTTTTAACCGGCCTGTGTGTGGTTTTCGGTTGCATTCAGTGCAGCAGAATACCACACACAGGTCGGCCCCATCACCGTCATCTTGCCATTCATGTTTACCGGAATTATCGAAGCCCTGGGCACCATCGTTGCCGTTGAAAACCAGGGCAGCAACTGCCATTTCACCGTCAGTTCGCCCTTTGCGGCGGAGCTTAAGATTGACCAGAGCGTGGCCCACGACGGCGTGTGCCTAACCGTGGTGGCCGTGGACGCGGCCGCCGGCACGCACGTGGTCACGGCCATCGACGAGACGCTGCGCGTGACCAACCTGGGCCAGTGGGAGCCCGGCCGCCACGTCAACCTGGAGCGCTGCCTCGCAGCCACGGGCCGTTTCGATGGGCACATTGTGCAGGGGCACGTCGACGCCACTGCCACTTGCCTGAGCGTGGAAGACCAGCAGGGCTCCTGGCTGTTTCGCTTCGGGCACGAGCCGGGCCCCGGCCGACTCACCGTCAACAAAGGCTCCATCTGCGTGAACGGCACCAGCCTGACTTGCTTTGATAGTACCGACGACGGCTTCACGGTGGCCATCATCCCGTACACCTACGAGCACACCGGCTTCCACCAGCTGCGGCCCGGCGACACGGTGAACCTGGAATTCGACATTGTGGGCAAGTACGTGGCCAAGCTCCTGGGCCGAACCACCTGACAACTTGCGCGAAAGGCTGCGCGTAGGAAGGGTTCAACCTTTCCACGTAAATCCTTTCCATCATGTCGAAGCGCGAATTAATCGAGCCCAACGAGGGCGACAAACGCTACATCCGTCGGGACAAAGACGGCCAGATTGACCATTCGGTTGAGCTGCACAAGTCCCTGTCTCAGGACGACCAGCACAACTCGAAAAAAACCAGTAAGCCCGGCCAGGGCGACCGCGGCGACGGCCACACCGGCAATCGCAAGCCCGCCCAATAGTCACTGCAAAACAAAGCCCGCCGAGTACTTAGCGGGCTTTTTGCATGAGCGGCTGGGCCGCCGTGGGGCTAGGGTCAGGGGCCGGGTCTGCAGCGCTGAAAAAGTGCTGGGCCTGCTTCAGAGCCTGGGCGTCGTCCTGGATGTCGTTGGGGCGCGAGCCGGTGCCGTAGAGCAGCCCGCCCCAATTCATGGCCATGTATCGGGCCGTGAGGATGAGGGTTTCTTCCAACGGCTTGGTTTCGGCCCGGTCGCCGCTGCTCACCACGATAAACCACAGCGTTTTGCCCCGCATTTCTTCCCGAAAGTTAAGGTGGGGCGTGCGCAGCCAGGCGCTCCAGTAGTCGAGGTAATGCTTGGCGTGCACGGGCAGGCTATACCAGTACAGCGGCGCCACCAGCACCAGGTCAGTGGCGTCGAGGGTGGCGTCGAGCAGGAGTTGGGCGTTGCCGGTGGGCGCGGGGTAGGGCGTGTGGTGGCGTAGGTCGACGAAATAAGGCAGCGGGTGGTCCTGCAGGTGAATCCAGCGTTGCTGGGCGCTGGACGGCAGCGAATTGGCGGCACAATAAGCCAATTGCTCGGTATTGCCCATGCGGCGGGTGCTCGAAAGCAAAAATAGAAATCGGCGCGCCGGACTGCTCATATTCAACGATTCTTACGCTTTTTCAGGCCAACGCTTGAATTGCCAATGCTGAAACCCCAACGCGGCGGCCCAGCCCAGCAACCCCCCAATAATAGCCCCGCCCAGTACATCGGTAGGGTAATGGGCGCCAAGATACATACGGCTATACGATAGTAAAATAGCCCATAAAAATATGGCTATTTTTAAGCTGCGAAATCTTCCATTAGGCAGCGAAACCGCTATAAATACGGCCAGCGCCGTGGAGTTGGCGGCGTGCGACGAGAGAAAGCCAAACTGTCCGCCGCAGCCATCGGGCAGGTGCAGCTGCAGGAAAATGGCCGCATCGTGGCAGGGGCGGGGCCGCCCAAAATACGGCTTGAAGAGCCGGCTCGTGATGCTATCGGCCAGGGCCACGGCTGCCACCACCAGCGGCAGCAGCACCGCCGCCCGCCAGCGGAAATGGTAGATGAGCCAGCCAATGAGTACGGCATACACCGGAAACCACACCGTACGGTCGGAGGCCAGCACCATCACCCGGTCCAACCACGGCGCGTGGGCGTGGTTGATGGCCAGCAGCCAAGTGCGGTCAAGGGTTTTGATGGCCTCAAGCATCGGCCAGCCAGTCTACGCCCTTGCGGAGCCAGCCCAGGGTGGTGGCTTCGGGCGAGCCGGCGGCGGGTGGGGCGGGGTTATAAGCCCAGCCGGTGCGCGGGGGCAGGCTCATGAGGATGCTTTCGGTGCGGCCGCCGGTTTCGAGACCGAAGCGGGTGCCGCGGTCAAAGGCCAGGTTGAATTCGGCGTAGCGGGCGCGGCGCAGGGTTTGCCAGGCTTCTTCGCGCTCGCCGTAGGGCAGCGGGTGGTTTTCGGCCATCAGTTTGGCGTAGAAGGGACCGAACAGCTCGGCCACGTCGCGCATGAAGGCAAACAGCTCCTCGGCCGTGCCGTCGCGGCCCACGGTGAGGCGGTCGTAGAAAATGCCGCCCACGCCGCGCGTTTCCTGGCGGTGGGGCAGGAAAAAGTAGTCGTCGGCCCAGCGGGTGAACTTGGGGTAATAGGCCGGATTGTGGCGGTCGCACACCGCCCGCAGCCGCGCGTGGAAGCGGCGGGCCTGGGTCTCGTCCACGTAAATAGGCGTCAGGTCGATGCCGCCGCCAAACCAGGCCTCGCCGTTGCCGGCCTCGAAGTAGCGCACGTTCATGTGGATGATGGGCACCCGGGGGCTGCGCGGGTGCAGCACCACGCTCACGCCGGTGGCGTAAAAATGCTGGTCGGGCATGTGCAGCTGCCGGGCGGCGGCCTCGCTCATCTCGCCCCACACCGCCGAAAAACCCACGCCGCCTTTTTCCAGCACGCGGCCGTGTTCCAGCACTTTGGAGCGGCCGCCGCCGCCGCCTTCGCGCTGCCAGGCATCTGTGAGGAAGTGGGCGGGGCCGGCGTCGGCCGTTTCGAGCTGCTGGCACAGGCGTAGCTGAAAATCAGCCAGCCAGGCTTCGATTTCGGGACGGATGGTGGGCGAGGAGGTCGGATTCACGAAAGAAACGGGAAGGTTGACCCGGGTGAGGCCATCAAATCAACTGCCAAAACAGACAGCGCGGGCCGAAAAAGCGGGTTCGGGGCCGGGCGCAAAGATACGGACGGAGGCCGGGCGTACTTTTGTGGCCTCACCCGCCTCCTGCCCTGATGTCTGAATTCGCAGTTCCCACCGCTTCCGATACCACCGACCTTTCGAATACCCGCGTGGCAAGTGCCGCGGCTGCCGCGGCAGCGGCATTTTCGGCCAGCAGCGAAGCCCCGGCCCCGGCCGTGGACCGCTACTTACTGCGCCGCGCCTACCGCCTGATGCACACCGCGGCCGCCATGGCCGACCTCTACGAAGAGCAAAAAGCCATTTCGGCCCGCTACGTGCACGCCACCGCCCGCGGCCACGAAGCCGTGCAGCTGGCCGCCGCCTTCCTGCTCACCGAAACCGACTTTGCCGCGCCCTATTACCGCGACGACGCCCTGCTGCTGGGCCTGGGCCTGCGTCCTTTCGAACTGATGCTGCAGCTCATGGCCAAAGCCGGCGACCCGTTCAGCGGTGGGCGCACGTACTACTCGCACCCCTCGCTGCGGCGGGCCGGCGTGCCGGTCATTCCGCACCAGAGCTCGGCCACGGGCATGCAGGCCATTCCGGCCACGGGCGTGGCGCACGCCATCAAGTACTTCGAGTCGCTGACGGCGGAAGCGTTGACGGGAGCCACCGAGGCAGTGAAGCAGAACCGCGAAAGCCTCGTGGCCAACCGCTCGTTGAGCTTGTGCTCGATTGGTGACGGGGCCATGACCGAGGGCGAGGTGTCGGAGGCGCTGCAAATGGCTATTCTGCACCAATTGCCCATTATTTATCTGGTGCAGGATAATGACTGGGGCATTTCGGCCACCGGCCGCGAGATGCGCGCCATGAATGCCTACGAGTTTGCGGCAGGCTTCCCCGGCCTGCGCCGCATGCAGGTGGACGGCGCCGATTTTGGCTCGTCCTACGCCGGTCTCACCGAGGCGTTTGCCCACGTGCGGGCCCGGCGCGGGCCAGTGCTGGTGCACGCCAAATGCCCGCTGCTGGGCCACCACACCAGCGGCGTGCGGCGCGAATGGTACCGCCACGACCTGGCCAATCATCAAACCCAGGACCCGCTGCCGCGCCTGCACCAGCAGCTACTGGCGGGCGGCTTTGCCGAGGCGGAGCTGGAAGAGCTGCGCGACGAAGCCCGCGCCACCGTGCAGGCCGACTGGGCCGAAGCGCTGGCGGCGCCCAACCCGGACCCGGCCACCTTTGCCGACCACGAGTTTGCGCCGCCCGCCGTGACGGCCGAGGCCGGCGAGCGCAGCCCCGCGGGCGCCGAGAAAGCCCTGATGGTGGATGCCGCCCTGCACGCCGTCGACGACATTTTGCGGGAGTTTCCGGAGGCCTTGTTCTACGGGCAGGACGTGGGCGGCGAGCTGGGCGGCGTGTTTCGCGAGGCTGCGCTGCTGGCCAAGAAATACGGCGACGGCCGCGTGTTCAACACGCCCATTCAGGAGGCTTACATTGTGGGCAGCACGGCCGGCATGGCCGCCGTGGGCGCCCGGCCCATTGTGGAAATTCAGTTTGCCGACTACATCTGGCCCTCGCTGAACCAGCTGGTGGAAGAGCTGTCGAAATCCTGCTACCTCACCATGGGCAAGTTTCCGATTCCGGCGCTCATCCGTGTCCCCATTGGCGCTTATGGTGGGGGCGGGCCCTACCATTCGGGTTCCATCGAGAGCACGCTGCTCACCATTCGGGGCATCAAAGTGGTGTATCCGAGCAACGCGGCCGACATGAAGGGCCTGATGCGCGCCAGCTACCTCGACCCCAACCCCGTGGTGATGCTGGAGCATAAAGGCCTGTACTGGAGCAAAGTATCGGGCACCGAAGAAGCTAAAACTGTGGAGCCCGCCGCCGGCTACGTCATTCCGTTGGGCCTGGCCGCCATCGCGCAGGCTGCTGACGCCGAGAAGCTGCGCCGCGGCGAAACCGCCCTGGTCGTGACCTATGGCATGGGCGTGCACTGGGCCAAAACCGCCAGTCGCGAGTATCCCGGCCAAATCGAAATCCTGGACCTACGCACCCTCAATCCGCTTGACTTCGACGCCGTGACGGCCGCCACCCGCCGCCACGGCAAGGTGCTGGTGCTGACCGAAGAGCCCTTGCTCAACAGCTTTGCCGAAAGCCTGGCCGGGCGCATTCAGCGCCACTGCTTCGAAGCCCTGGACGCGCCCGTGTTCACCCTCGGCGCAGCCAACCTGCCCGCCATCGCACTCAACGTGGAACTGGAACGCCAGATGCTGCCCAGCGCCGAGAAAGTTGCCACGGCCATTGCCGAGCTGCTGGCCTACTAGTCAATGAATCTTCCCGAAGCAACAAAGCCCCGGTACTGCACAGTGCCGGGGCTTTTCCTTATTAAGTTGGAACCGGGGCACAAACCTGATTGAGCCTGCTTCGTCGTGCTAACCGCCGGGTATTTGGCCACCGGGCTTAGAATGGATAACCAATGCCCAGGTTGAAGGCAATGGGGTTGGCGCTTTTGTTGAAATTGCGCAGCGCCCAGGTTTGCCCCGCGGGAGCGGTGGGGTCGTAAATCTTGGTGGCCAGGTCGAGACGTAGGATGAGGAAAGTGAAATCGAAGCGGATGCCGATGCCGGTATCCAGGGCTAGCTGGCGGTAGA
This DNA window, taken from Hymenobacter sp. 5317J-9, encodes the following:
- a CDS encoding S8 family serine peptidase; translated protein: MVLSTRQWFGFALLAGALELLAAAPAAAQGTVRRHLVYFRDKAGTPYTVAQPQAFLSARAIARRTRQGIAVLPRDLPVNPAYVTQVKNLTGSPQVVYTSRWFNAAVVACDSATLARITALPIVRSAATLNRNQQTFSPAAAPGQVPPVAARGTLATRAQYGPAYQQDRQIGATAMHDAGFRGEGMHIAVFDAGFPGVNQIPAMQPLFQENRLVATRNFVDGGKNVYLRNSHGTNCVSAIAANQAGFYIGTAPKATFHLCITEDVNSEHPIEEANWLAAAEYADSAGVDVISSSLGYTTFDAPSRSYTYADMNGRTALSSRAATVAARVGMVVVSAAGNEGNNFWRYISAPADADSIISVAAVDSMGNKAGFSSFGPSADGRIKPTLAAMGQAAAVLAPSGTAFRGNGTSYACPVLAGMVAGFWQANPTLTAQQVIAALRSTASQANNPDNNLGYGIPNFVTAYNALHPTAPLATAAGSAPAETLGLFPNPAGEGALTLVLPQDLRGQPLKLRVLDARGAVVAQQQLGASSSREVSVNLGRLAKGAYTCEVSAGTTRRTVKFVQQ
- a CDS encoding riboflavin synthase, producing the protein MFTGIIEALGTIVAVENQGSNCHFTVSSPFAAELKIDQSVAHDGVCLTVVAVDAAAGTHVVTAIDETLRVTNLGQWEPGRHVNLERCLAATGRFDGHIVQGHVDATATCLSVEDQQGSWLFRFGHEPGPGRLTVNKGSICVNGTSLTCFDSTDDGFTVAIIPYTYEHTGFHQLRPGDTVNLEFDIVGKYVAKLLGRTT
- a CDS encoding NAD(P)H-dependent oxidoreductase: MLSSTRRMGNTEQLAYCAANSLPSSAQQRWIHLQDHPLPYFVDLRHHTPYPAPTGNAQLLLDATLDATDLVLVAPLYWYSLPVHAKHYLDYWSAWLRTPHLNFREEMRGKTLWFIVVSSGDRAETKPLEETLILTARYMAMNWGGLLYGTGSRPNDIQDDAQALKQAQHFFSAADPAPDPSPTAAQPLMQKAR
- a CDS encoding phosphatase PAP2 family protein; protein product: MLEAIKTLDRTWLLAINHAHAPWLDRVMVLASDRTVWFPVYAVLIGWLIYHFRWRAAVLLPLVVAAVALADSITSRLFKPYFGRPRPCHDAAIFLQLHLPDGCGGQFGFLSSHAANSTALAVFIAVSLPNGRFRSLKIAIFLWAILLSYSRMYLGAHYPTDVLGGAIIGGLLGWAAALGFQHWQFKRWPEKA
- the hemF gene encoding oxygen-dependent coproporphyrinogen oxidase, producing the protein MNPTSSPTIRPEIEAWLADFQLRLCQQLETADAGPAHFLTDAWQREGGGGGRSKVLEHGRVLEKGGVGFSAVWGEMSEAAARQLHMPDQHFYATGVSVVLHPRSPRVPIIHMNVRYFEAGNGEAWFGGGIDLTPIYVDETQARRFHARLRAVCDRHNPAYYPKFTRWADDYFFLPHRQETRGVGGIFYDRLTVGRDGTAEELFAFMRDVAELFGPFYAKLMAENHPLPYGEREEAWQTLRRARYAEFNLAFDRGTRFGLETGGRTESILMSLPPRTGWAYNPAPPAAGSPEATTLGWLRKGVDWLADA
- a CDS encoding thiamine pyrophosphate-dependent enzyme — translated: MSEFAVPTASDTTDLSNTRVASAAAAAAAAFSASSEAPAPAVDRYLLRRAYRLMHTAAAMADLYEEQKAISARYVHATARGHEAVQLAAAFLLTETDFAAPYYRDDALLLGLGLRPFELMLQLMAKAGDPFSGGRTYYSHPSLRRAGVPVIPHQSSATGMQAIPATGVAHAIKYFESLTAEALTGATEAVKQNRESLVANRSLSLCSIGDGAMTEGEVSEALQMAILHQLPIIYLVQDNDWGISATGREMRAMNAYEFAAGFPGLRRMQVDGADFGSSYAGLTEAFAHVRARRGPVLVHAKCPLLGHHTSGVRREWYRHDLANHQTQDPLPRLHQQLLAGGFAEAELEELRDEARATVQADWAEALAAPNPDPATFADHEFAPPAVTAEAGERSPAGAEKALMVDAALHAVDDILREFPEALFYGQDVGGELGGVFREAALLAKKYGDGRVFNTPIQEAYIVGSTAGMAAVGARPIVEIQFADYIWPSLNQLVEELSKSCYLTMGKFPIPALIRVPIGAYGGGGPYHSGSIESTLLTIRGIKVVYPSNAADMKGLMRASYLDPNPVVMLEHKGLYWSKVSGTEEAKTVEPAAGYVIPLGLAAIAQAADAEKLRRGETALVVTYGMGVHWAKTASREYPGQIEILDLRTLNPLDFDAVTAATRRHGKVLVLTEEPLLNSFAESLAGRIQRHCFEALDAPVFTLGAANLPAIALNVELERQMLPSAEKVATAIAELLAY